Part of the Posidoniimonas polymericola genome, CGTGCGCGGACGGGCAGACCCGCCGCTGCCAGGCGTACCTGTTGGCGGCGAGCAGGATTGACGAGCTCTCCGACGAGCCGTGGACCCTCGCGGACTTCATCGGCAGCGACGCCTGCCAGCGCTTCACCCAGACCTACGTCGGCTTTGATTCTTGTGAGGACTCCTAGGGTATGACCGCACAGGAAATCATCGAGCTGCTCGGCCTCGCGCCGCTCCCGCAGGAAGGGGGCTTCTACCGCGAGACCTACCGCGCACCGCTGGAGATCCCCGAGTCCGGCCTGCCCGGCGTGTACGAGGGCGACCGCAACGTGTCGACCGCCATCTACTTCCTGATCACGCCGGACGAGTGCTCTGCGCTGCACATCCTGCCGACCGACGAGCTGTTCCACTTCTACGCCGGCGACCCGGTCGACATGCTGCTGCTCTACCCGGACGGCCGGGTCGCCAACGCTGCGCTCGGCGTCGACCTGGCGGCCGGCCAGCGGCCGCAGGCCCTCGCGCCGGGCGACGTGTGGCAGGGCTGCCGCCTGCGTGACGGCGGCGAGTGGGCGCTGCTCGGCTGCACGGTGGCGCCCGGGTTCGACTTCCGCGATTTCCACGTTGTGACCGCTGAGCAGGTCGAAGAGCTCAAGCAGAAGTTCCCCAGCGTCGCCAACGAAATCGACCGCCTGACTCCCAATCAAAGGTAACCCGCTATGAATTGCTCCACCGTCCTGCCGCGGCTGCTTACTATCACCATCGCCTGCGCGGGCTCCTGCCTTGCGGCTGCGGCCGAGCCGCCTGCCTACGTGATCGCCCTGCACGGCGGCGCGGGTGGCTGGCAGTCGCTTACCGACGAGTCCCGCGGCGAGGTCGAGGCGACCCTCCGCCGGGCGCTCGACACCGGCCGCCAGGTGCTGGCGGGGGGCGGCGCGAGCCTCGACGCGGTCGAGGCGACCATCCGCGTGATGGAGGACGCCCCGTGCTTCAACTCCGGCAAGGGCGCCATCTGCAACATCGACGGCGAGCACTGGCTCGACGCCAGCATCATGGACGGCCGCGACCGCGCGGCCGGCGGCGTGACGAACATCACCAACGTCAAGAACCCGATTTCGCTCGCTCGGCTGGTGATGGAGAAGTCGCCCCACGTGCTGCTCGGCGGCCGTGGCGCCGAGCGGTTCGCCAAGCAAATGGGCGTTGAGCTGGTCCCGCAGAGCTACTTCCACACGCCCGCCAGCGACGACGACTTGGCGGCGTGGAGAAAAGAGAACCCGACCCCTGCCCCCGAGGCTTCTCCGCAGGCACTCGTCGAGACCGTCGGCTGTGTCGCCCTCGACCGGCACGGCAACCTGGCGGCCGGCACGTCGACCGGCGGCCGCACCGGCAAGCTGCAGGGGCGGATCGGCGACTCGCCGATCGTCGGCGCGGGCACCTACGCCGACAACGCCACCTGCGCCGTCAGCGGCACAGGCGTCGGCGAGCTGTACATCCGCCACGCGATCGCGTACGACATCTCCGCCCGGATGGCTTACAAGGGCGATAGCATGGCTCACGCAATGCACATCAACCTGTTCGAACGGCTCGCTGAGGGCACCGGCGGGCTGATCGGCATCGACCACGACGGCAACGCCGTGCTCGACTTCAACACCCGGGCGATGCCCCGCGGCGTCGCGGACGCGGGCGGGCGGTTCGAGATCAAGATCGAGAGATAGCCTGGTTTGGCCGAGTTTCTGCAGCCGTTGTTCGATCACTACACCCTCGCGCAGTGGGCCTTCATCCTCGGCGTCACCGCGTTCGGCAGCGTCGTGCAGGGGACGGTCGGCTTTGCGTCGGGCATGATCGTGGTGCCGCTGCTGGTGGTCTGGGGGGTCGCCCTGCACGAGGCGGCCGCCATCAACTTCCTGCTCACCGCGATGCAGAATGTCCGCGGCGCCTGGCGGCTGCGGCACGAGCTGACCTACCACGAGACCAACCTGCCGCTGGTGCTGCGGTGGATCGGCATCCCGGTCGGCGCGATGGCGCTCGCGTACTCGGCCCGACTCGACCAGGCCGTTATCAAACAGCTGATCGGCGGCCTGCTGCTGGTGATCGTTGTGGTGCTGTCGGTCTGGAAGATCAAGCACCGGGAGCACATCCCGCTGCCGGCCACGATTGGGGCGTTCCTGCTGTCGGGGTTCCTGCTTGGGTTCGCGGCGATCGGCGGCGCCCCGATGGTGCTGTACGTTAACGCCCTGACATGGTCCGCCGCCAAGTGCCGGGCGTTCTTGTTCTACCTGTCGGCGACCGGCGCCCCGCCGATGGCGGCGATGCTGATCTGGAACTTCGGCGCGGGCCTGCTGCCGGCCTGCCTGGCGTCGCTGGTCGCGATGCCGCTCTGCTGGCTCGGCGTGAACCTCGGCATCCACCTCGGCCGTCACCTCGACAAGAACCTGTTCCGCAAGCTGACGTTCGGTTTGCTGGCGTTGATCGCGATCAGCTCGCTTTTGTCGCCGTGGTTGATGGGTAAGTAGCGGCGCCCCTGCCACAGCCCTGCCGCCGCGTTGTTTTTTCGCAACACGCGGTTCCCGCGATCTGTGGGCGCCATCCGGTTCTGCGCTGCAAGCGGGGTGAGATTGACCTATGTTTTCGATTGGAGACGCTGCTTTACCTCTTCTCTCATCTTTTTCAGTGGGGGCTTATGCTTTCGGTTAGGCCTAGCGGCGTTGGCTACACGGCTCTGAACAACCTCAACCGTTCGACCAACGGCCTCAACAACACCACGCTCAAGCTCGCGACCGGGCTGCGGATCAACTCGGCCAAGGACGACCCGGCCGGGCTGATCGCGGCCGAGCAGCTCCGCGGCGACCTGGTCGACATCGGCGCCCGCCGCCGCACGATCGGCTACGAACGCTCGCAGCTCTCGGTGCAGCAGAGCGGCCGCCAGCAGGCGACCGGCGTGCTGCACGACCTCCGCGGCCGGGTGGTCGAGGCGACCGGCGACTCGACCTCCGCCGAGCAGAAGGCCGCCATCCAGACCGAGATCGACTCTGCCCTCGACGGGCTCGACCGTATCGCCGACACAACCGGTATCTCGTTCCCGGCGGCCCTCGAGGCGCTCCGCTCCGGCGGCGAGGGCAATGTCGTCAGCGGCGACCCGGCCGCCGCGGCCGAGGCAATCGACGCCGAGCTCAGCCGCATCACCCAGGCGAGCGCCGCCGCCGGCGCGTACGAGAAGTACACGCTGGACGTCGACCAACGCATCGCCGAGGACCAGGCGGTCGTGACGGCCCAGTCGCTCAGCGAGATCGCCGACGCCGACTACGCCGAGGAGGCCTCGAACCTCACCCGCAACGAAATTATCTTGAAGACCTCCCTCCGCACCGTTGGTCTGCTCAACCAGATCAAGGGCGAGGGGATCCTCACGCTGCTCGGCGTGAAGTAGGCCCGAGCAGGGCGACTTTTGTCCCCTATTCGCCCATCCATTTAGAGGGACAAAAGTTGGGTCCCATTTCATGCCTCGGATTCCGCAACTTCTTTTCGGCGTTGCAGTTACGACCGGCGTTCACTTGTAGAGTACGCGACTTTTGTCCGCTCGTGCGCGCAACCAGGGACAATACTCGTTCCGGCGACCGACGCCGTTTGGTCCTAGCAGCCGATCCGTGGGGCACTATTATTGGATCACACAAGCGGGCTACTTTCAGCAACAAAACCGATGATTGGCTGAACGCGGCCCAGAGGTTGGTCGAACCGTCCGGCGGCCGCTAGCGTAGGAGATCCAACTCCTCGCAAGCCACCTAGAACGCCGCCGATGCCTGAGCCATTTAACCCGTACCAGTCGCCAGGCGGAGACGACGCCCCGGGGGTGGGCACCGGACGTTACGGAATCGACTGGGTTCCAATCCTTGCTTGGCCGGTGGCATTTGGGGCCAACCTAATCGTTCCGCTTCGATTTGCATGGCTGGAAGCCTTCGGAGCAAGCCGAGCCGGCATCGTGCTCATGCTCCTCGTGATCCTTGCGCTGGGGTGGTTGGTTTGCCTAGTCAAGCCATTGGAGTCGCGCCGGCTACTTATGGGTTCGGTTGTCACTGCAGTTCTGCAGGTGATTCCGGTTCTCCACTTCGCCATTGGGCTCGTAGTGATTCTGGTGATGGAGTTCGCCGGCCTCGTAGACGGCAGCGGCGACGGACCAGCATTCTCCGACCAGCACGCATTTGGCGCCATCCTGACGACCTTGTTGGTAGGGGCAGCGCTCCTCGGCGTCTCGTACCTCTTCGGAGTCGCGTTGCAGACCCAGTTGCCCTCACGGTGGTTCGTTCCACCGGGGGCCACGGAAGAAGACGAGCTCCTTCTCTAGCGCGTGCGGCGCACAGCTGCAGCCAGCTAGCAACGCTCTTGGTTCAGGTTGTGGGCTCTAGTCTTCGGGGTAGTCGTTGCGAGAGAGCCCCCGTTCCCAGCGACCACTGGCAGCCGCGAGAGTCGCCAGCATAGCCAATGCCGAGCCGGCCGGCTCGGGGACGCCGACATTGGGGCTGACGGTGACGACCGGTTCGCTGTCGTTGCAGTCGCCGTCGAAGGCGCCGGCGTTGACCTCGATCGCGCCAAGATTGACCAGTCCGCCGCCGGGGTTGTGGACGATCTCGACCCGGCCGGCGCCGCCGCAGCCGGCGGCGCCAACACCAAGGCCCATGCCGCTGCCGCCGTCGCCCCCGTTGGCCTCGATCCGTGTCGCCGCGTCGAGCGAGAGCGACCTGGCGTGCAGCAGGATCGCGCCGCCACTGCCCCCGCCCCCGTCGGCAAACCCAAGCGAGCCATTGCCCCCGTTCGCCAGGATCGTGGCGCCGCTGAATTCCATCGTGGCAAGGGCCCCAATCTCGAGCGCACCGCCGCCGGCCCCACCGCCGCCGCCGTACCGCATCACCCCCTGGCCGCCGCCTCCCCCGCCGCCGCTGCCGGCGAAGAGCTGGCCGCTGAGCGGATCGCCATAGGGCAGTCCGCCGGCGCGGATCGTCACGCCCACTCCCCCGTCTCCGCCCGCGGTTCCAAAACCTGCTCCCGAACCCGAGCCGACGCCGCTGACCGAGGCGCTGTTGGATCCAACGACGCCGTGCCCCGGCCCCACGCCGTCTTGGTTTGAACTGAACGGACCGCCGTGGCCGCCGCGTCCGCCGCCTGCGACGCCGGAGCCGCCGAGGCCGGTCACGGCCTGCTGCACGGCGTCCACTCCGTTGGAGCCGCTGACATCGATCGAGCCGGCCAGCGTCACCGAACCGCGGAACAACAGCGCCAGCGGATTGCTGCCGGCGACGGTAATGGCGTTCCCGGCAGCGAGCGTGCCGCCGCCGTCGAACGAGAACACCGCGATGTCCGGGGCGCCGCCCCCCTGGGCGAACAGCACGCCGCCGGGCGCCCCGCCGAAGGTCAGCGCGTCGGTGTCAATCGTGAACCCACCGGTGGGCAGCGAGCCGAGCGATGCAAAGTCGAGCGGGTTTAGCGGCGCCGAGCGACTGACACCGCCCAGCGAACTCAGCAAGAAGATTGCGGACAGCGTGACCGTGCGATTCATCTTAGCAGCCTCCTGAAAGGGACAGAGAAGTCGCTGCAGCAAGAGAACTCGTAACGTGTCGTGGAGCGGGGGAGCGTCTGCGGGCGTTGAGACGCCAGGCGAAGCGACACCCCACCAGCAGCAGGTTGTAAGCGATTGGCCAGGCAGAGTCGACCAACCGCGGCGTCGTCGCCGCGTTCGACGAACCGTTTGGGTCGCTTGCGTCCGACTCTGGCCTGAGCGCAGGCAGAGCGACACAAACCCCATGGGTGGCAGGCGTTAGGGACCGCAGCAGCAGCGGGTGAGACCCGAGGAAATGACATTGCCACCGCGTTCCAGGAACCGATTTTTGTCCGGCATTTTTCGGGGGCGACGCGGACGATGTTGGCGCCGATCCTATCGCCACCGCAGACCCAGGCGGCATTCGTGCCCTTTCGCGCCATTTCGTGGCTACCTAGACTGACGGCGTCCTGCCCTTGGTAACCCGGCAACCTTGGTGGCCCCGCCCGTTGCTGTTTGTCCCTCGCCCCCGGTCGTCATGACGCGTTCCGACAACCCCTATCAGTCGCCCAGCGTCGCCGCCGACCCGCCGGTCCCGCGGGCGGCGCTGTGGGACCGCTTCTCGGTGGTTGGCTGGCCGGTGGTCTACGCGTTGAACATTATTGTGCCCTTGATGTTCGGTTGGGGCATGACGGAGCAGGCAGGGCGGGTCGGCATGTTTGTGGCCATGGCGGTCGTGCTCGCAGGCGGGTGGTGGCTGGCGCCGCGGCATGCTTGGGTCGGCCGACGGTTGATTGTGGGGGCCGTGATCACGGCCCTCTCGCAGGTCATCCCGATCCTGCACATTTATATTGGCATGGCGTCGATCGCGATTGTCACCAGCGTCGGCAGCCTTGTCGCCGGTGAGCCGCTCGACGCCCCCTTGAGCGGCCCACTCCGCAGCGAGACCGCCGGCTTCGCCGTGACGGTGCTGGTCGGCGGCAGCCTGATTGTTTGTTCGCTCGTGTTCGGCCTGGTGCTCGGCCTGCTGCTGCCAAGGAAGTGGATGATGCCGGGCGAAGATTGGGCCGTCGACGCCGGCGATAGCCGTATCTAGCAACACGACTCGCAATTGGGAGACGCGGTCCATTGAAATCACAGTTTCAGCGGTCGTTTCGCTACGACGCCTGGGCCAACTCTCGAGTGATCGAGTCCCTGGCCGCCACGCCCGCCGCGTCGGACGAGGCCCTGCCGCTGCTGGCTCACCTGCTGGCCGCCGAGCATATCTGGTTCTGTCGGCTCACCGGCCGCGCGGCCGAACACGAGGTGTTCCCTAGCCTAACGCTCGACGCGTGTCGGCGGCTTGCCAACGCGAACACGGCCGGCTACGCGGAGTTGCTTGCCCAAGCGACCGACGATTGGCTTCAATCGCCCGTCGCCTACCACAACGCGGCGGGGCTGCCCTTCGAGAACCGTGCGGCCGATATCCTGACGCACGTCGTTACCCACGGGCCCTACCACCGCGGGCAGATCGCGAAGGCGATCGGCCGCAACGGCGGCCAGCCTACGCCGACCGATTACATTGTGTTTGCCCGAGAGCAGGACGGCGGACCCCCAGTCCTCTAGAAGGGGAGCGAGTTTGCCCGATGCACGACGACATCCTCCAAGTCCGGGAGCCGGCGCTCAACTTCTATGTCCTGCGTGACCCGGCCGGGCTCTACTTGATCGACCGTCGGTGGTCGCTCGCTGCGGCGGCTGCGCGTGCTGGCGGGCAGGTATTCTGCGGCCGGGTAGGGCGGTCGGCGCCGTGGCGGAGTCGTCCATGGCGTCAGACGAGGCCGGCGTCTAGGATGGTACGGGTTGCCTTAGGCGGTTTCACCCTCGCTGAGAGTATCCCAGATGTGGATGGAGACCTCCTGTTCACTGGCGTTTGAAACGCCGGTGGCGACGCCCTTCTTGCTAATGCTGCGGCCCCGCAGCGGCGCCCAGCAGTGGATCGCCCGTGAGCAGTACGTGCTGACGCCGAGCGTGCCGGCGGTCGAGTTCACCGACCAGTTCGGCAACCTCTGCCAGCGGCTGGTCGCGCCGGCCGGCAGGTTTTCGATCCACACGTCGGCAGACATCGAGGCAGCCGACTTCACCGACACCGCGTACGGCGCGCCGTTTGTCGAGGTGCAGTTGCTGCCCGACGCCACGCTGCCGTTCCTGCTGCCGAGCCGGTACTGCGAGTCCGACCGATTCAGCCAGATAGCTTCCTCGATCACAGCCGGCTTTACGCCGGGGTACAACCAGTGCGCGGCGATCGTCGACTACATCCGCGGCGCCCTGCAGTACGTGCCGGGCGCCGGCCAGGACATTATCAGCGCCGCCGAAGTGAACCAGCGGTCGCAGGCCGTGTGCCGCGACATGGCCCACCTCGGGATTGCCCTCTGCCGCGCGCTGTGCATTCCGGCCCGGATGGTCGTGGGCTACCTCGAGGCGCTCCAGCCGATGGACCTGCACGCCTGGTTCGAGGCCTACGTCGGCGGCCGCTGGTACACGTTCGATCCTACTCAGGGGAGCCCCTGCGGCGGCCGCGTGGCGATCGCCTACGGCCGCGACGCCGCGGACGTGGCGATCTACACCCAGTTCGGCGACCCGGTCGAGCTGGTCGGCATGACGGTACGGGTCGAGCGGCTCAACGCGGCGCCGGTGTGATCCGGCTGTAGTAAGCTTGTGAGCGTGTGCGGGCGCACGGTAGATTGGTGCGTTGCGTACGTAAGACCTCCCTCGCTAGTCCGGGGCGCCAATTGCAGTTTGGCGACAAGTCCGCCGCTCAACCCGAGGACTCGCCTCATCATGCCCGATCCCAAGTCGCTCCGAATCGGTGACCGCATCCGGATCCTGCGTGTTCCGCAGTGTGACTTGAAGCAGCGCGAACGAGAGCTTTCCGAGAACACGGAGCTGGCCGGATGGACGGCCGACACGATTGAACGGATCATCGAGCAAACGCCAGTCGTCAGTGTCTCGCGGATCGATGAAGACGGGTCTGTGTGGTACGACACATCAATCGTTGGTCGCGATGGCTGCGAGGAACAGCATTCCCTGATCGTGTACGAGGACGATACCTGGGAGCGTTTGGCTACGTAAGTTGAGCAGCACGCCGGCCCCGCTGAGATCAACGGGGACCCTGCTGGCGTCTACTACCGTGGGTTCCACCGACTGGGCCCGCCGCATCAACCCGCATCGTCGGCAGGCCCCGGACGCGGTTTTTCGGCACAATCGTCCCAGCCGATTCGACAACCGCGGCCCGTACCCCATACTTCAGCGCACTGTGCGTTGTCACGATTCTGGTCTTTGGGGACACGCTGACCATGTATTTTCTCTACGGATCCCGGCCCTTCGGCAAGGTCGATGAGATCGAGGGCGTCGGGCACGTCGCCACCGAGTTCGGCCACTTCTTCTGGTTCCCGCTGGTCCCCAAGGAGTCGCTGCTCGTCCTCAGCGAGAAGTGGAACCGGGTAGAGGGCATCCCGATCCGGATGTCGATGAAGTCGGTTGGGTTCGCCTACGCTCGCGCCGTGGCGTTCGTGTTCTTCTTGGCGGCGTTCGGCTCGGCCAAGGCCCTGTTCGCACCCGAAGCGGGGCAGGACCTCGCGCCCGAGCGGATCAACAACATGTGGGCGATTATGCTGATGGGCGCCGTTGCGCTGCCGGCCCTGATAGTCAGCTACACCGCGTGGATCACCCAGGCCGACTACCAGACCGCGGTCTCGCTGGTGTCGGAGGCCGGGCTCGGACCCGAGGTGAGGGCGCTGGTCGACGCCGCGTACGGCGCGACCGGGCAGAGCGTGCAGGCGTCGGCAATCGTTGGCGGCGCCCAGCTCCAGAGCGCGGCGCCCGGCGCCGACGATTGCAACCTCGAGTCGGCCAAGTACCTCAAGCAGTACGCCGACGTGTGAGGCGTCGGCAATACGCCTACCCCGCCTGGACATTGGCCGGTAGAACCGCGCCCCAGCTGGCGGCGTGGCTGTCTGGCGCCGCAACTACCTAGACTCGGCCGGACGCATCCCTCTACAATCCGCGTGCGGGCAAGGGAGTGTATCGAGGGACGCATGCCATTCCGGAAAGACCGATTCCTCGCTAGTCTCAAGCGGTGCCGGGAGTCCGAGCGCTTCGCCCACGAGTTCTACGCGCGGCTGCGGGCCAAGGACGACGCGATCCGCGATCGCTTCCGCTTCACCGACTTCGAAACGCAGGTCAAGAAGTTCAACGAGGCGCTCGATATCTGCGTCGACGCTACCGAGGGGAAGCAGGAGGCGCTCGCCCGCCTGCGGGAGCTGGGCGTGACGCACGACATCGACCACCACAACATCCTGCCGGATTGGTACGAGCTGTGGATCGAGGCCCTGCTCCAGACCGCCGAGGAGAGCGACCCCCAGTGGAACGCCGAGACCGCGGCCGCCTGGCGGAGTCTGCTAGAACGCATCACGGGCCGGATGGCGTCGTTCTACCTGCCGCCGGGCCACCCTGGCCGGTAGCTTCTACTGAGCGGGTGGGGCGTACTTCTGCAAAATCTCCTGTCCGCAGATCTCCTCGAGCCCGGGGAACGCCCCTGCGGAAACCTGGGCCCCGAGGCCGGTGACCTGCTTGAAGTACTGGTTGCTCGGCCGGCGGCCGTCGAGCTTCTGACGCAGCTTCTGGCACAGCAGGTCGGCCGAGACGCGGACCACCTCGTTCTCCTGCCGGGCGGCGTACATGCTGGTCGCCAGCATGGTGATCAGGTCCTGGCAGCGGCCGGACAGCTCCGCCATGCGGCACTGGCGGTCGGCCAGCTTGAGCTGGAACTTCTGCATCGC contains:
- a CDS encoding sulfite exporter TauE/SafE family protein, with the translated sequence MAEFLQPLFDHYTLAQWAFILGVTAFGSVVQGTVGFASGMIVVPLLVVWGVALHEAAAINFLLTAMQNVRGAWRLRHELTYHETNLPLVLRWIGIPVGAMALAYSARLDQAVIKQLIGGLLLVIVVVLSVWKIKHREHIPLPATIGAFLLSGFLLGFAAIGGAPMVLYVNALTWSAAKCRAFLFYLSATGAPPMAAMLIWNFGAGLLPACLASLVAMPLCWLGVNLGIHLGRHLDKNLFRKLTFGLLALIAISSLLSPWLMGK
- a CDS encoding transglutaminase-like domain-containing protein, which gives rise to MWMETSCSLAFETPVATPFLLMLRPRSGAQQWIAREQYVLTPSVPAVEFTDQFGNLCQRLVAPAGRFSIHTSADIEAADFTDTAYGAPFVEVQLLPDATLPFLLPSRYCESDRFSQIASSITAGFTPGYNQCAAIVDYIRGALQYVPGAGQDIISAAEVNQRSQAVCRDMAHLGIALCRALCIPARMVVGYLEALQPMDLHAWFEAYVGGRWYTFDPTQGSPCGGRVAIAYGRDAADVAIYTQFGDPVELVGMTVRVERLNAAPV
- a CDS encoding flagellin, which gives rise to MLSVRPSGVGYTALNNLNRSTNGLNNTTLKLATGLRINSAKDDPAGLIAAEQLRGDLVDIGARRRTIGYERSQLSVQQSGRQQATGVLHDLRGRVVEATGDSTSAEQKAAIQTEIDSALDGLDRIADTTGISFPAALEALRSGGEGNVVSGDPAAAAEAIDAELSRITQASAAAGAYEKYTLDVDQRIAEDQAVVTAQSLSEIADADYAEEASNLTRNEIILKTSLRTVGLLNQIKGEGILTLLGVK
- a CDS encoding isoaspartyl peptidase/L-asparaginase family protein, with the translated sequence MNCSTVLPRLLTITIACAGSCLAAAAEPPAYVIALHGGAGGWQSLTDESRGEVEATLRRALDTGRQVLAGGGASLDAVEATIRVMEDAPCFNSGKGAICNIDGEHWLDASIMDGRDRAAGGVTNITNVKNPISLARLVMEKSPHVLLGGRGAERFAKQMGVELVPQSYFHTPASDDDLAAWRKENPTPAPEASPQALVETVGCVALDRHGNLAAGTSTGGRTGKLQGRIGDSPIVGAGTYADNATCAVSGTGVGELYIRHAIAYDISARMAYKGDSMAHAMHINLFERLAEGTGGLIGIDHDGNAVLDFNTRAMPRGVADAGGRFEIKIER
- a CDS encoding DinB family protein, with product MKSQFQRSFRYDAWANSRVIESLAATPAASDEALPLLAHLLAAEHIWFCRLTGRAAEHEVFPSLTLDACRRLANANTAGYAELLAQATDDWLQSPVAYHNAAGLPFENRAADILTHVVTHGPYHRGQIAKAIGRNGGQPTPTDYIVFAREQDGGPPVL
- a CDS encoding cupin domain-containing protein; the encoded protein is MTAQEIIELLGLAPLPQEGGFYRETYRAPLEIPESGLPGVYEGDRNVSTAIYFLITPDECSALHILPTDELFHFYAGDPVDMLLLYPDGRVANAALGVDLAAGQRPQALAPGDVWQGCRLRDGGEWALLGCTVAPGFDFRDFHVVTAEQVEELKQKFPSVANEIDRLTPNQR
- a CDS encoding globin, which codes for MPFRKDRFLASLKRCRESERFAHEFYARLRAKDDAIRDRFRFTDFETQVKKFNEALDICVDATEGKQEALARLRELGVTHDIDHHNILPDWYELWIEALLQTAEESDPQWNAETAAAWRSLLERITGRMASFYLPPGHPGR